One window from the genome of Phoenix dactylifera cultivar Barhee BC4 unplaced genomic scaffold, palm_55x_up_171113_PBpolish2nd_filt_p 000528F, whole genome shotgun sequence encodes:
- the LOC103702658 gene encoding protein NRT1/ PTR FAMILY 5.10-like, with product MDPEPLLRQSATVAGAVDYRGRPVSRSSSGGWSSALFIIGVEIAERFAFYGISSNLITYLTGPLGESTAAAAAAVNTWSGVASMLPLVGAFVADSYLGRFRTIILASLLYIMGLGMLTLSSVLPSIHAPKCGDTTDLTACRPSPAQVAFFYFSLYLVAFAQGGHKPCVQAFGADQFDQNDPKECMDKSSFFNWWYFGLCGGTVVTLVIVSYIQDNISWGLGFGIPCIAMLFALIVFLLGTKTYRFYVLEDESPFLRVSKTLGALVRRRQARFPITSEETGEALQYKPSGGPNCSSSSKEIDSLDNVDHVNEAKGILRLFPIWATCLIYAVVFAQSSTFFTKQGSTLDRRIGSNLEVSPAALQSFISASIVAFIPIYDRILVPIARKFTKKPAGFTMLQRIGTGMVISLISMVVAALVELKRLETARDFGLVDQPTATIPMSLWWLVPQYVLYGIADVFTMVGLQEFFYDQIPDALRSLGLALYLSIFGIGSFISSFLVSMIDKATAESGESWFSNNLNRAHLDYFYWLLAGLSAVELVIYLYLAQVYAYKKKGSSAVV from the exons ATGGACCCGGAGCCCCTCCTCCGGCAATCCGCCACCGTAGCCGGCGCCGTCGACTACCGCGGCCGCCCCGTCTCCAGGTCCTCCTCCGGCGGCTGGTCTTCTGCCCTATTCATTATAG GAGTGGAGATCGCGGAGCGATTTGCGTTCTACGGCATCTCCTCGAATCTGATCACCTACCTCACCGGTCCCCTCGGGGAGtcgaccgccgccgccgccgccgccgtgaaCACATGGTCCGGCGTAGCCTCTATGCTGCCGCTCGTCGGGGCCTTCGTCGCCGACTCCTATCTCGGCCGATTCCGGACAATCATCCTCGCATCCCTCCTCTACATCATG GGCTTGGGCATGCTCACCCTCTCATCGGTGctgccatccattcatgcaccCAAATGTGGTGACACAACGGATCTCACAGCCTGCAGACCATCTCCTGCCCAAGTGgccttcttctacttctccctCTATCTCGTGGCATTTGCCCAGGGAGGCCACAAGCCTTGTGTTCAAGCCTTTGGCGCTGATCAATTCGACCAAAATGACCCCAAGGAATGCATGGATAAGAGCTCCTTCTTCAACTGGTGGTACTTCGGGTTGTGTGGTGGCACTGTAGTTACACTGGTGATCGTAAGCTATATCCAAGATAACATTAGTTGGGGCCTTGGATTTGGAATTCCATGCATTGCAATGCTGTTTGCTCTCATTGTTTTCTTGCTTGGGACCAAGACTTATCGCTTCTATGTCCTAGAAGATGAGAGTCCATTTCTTCGAGTAAGCAAAACACTTGGGGCATTGGTAAGACGTAGGCAAGCAAGATTTCCCATTACATCTGAAGAAACAGGAGAAGCACTACAATACAA GCCATCTGGTGGTCCAAATTGTTCGTCGTCGAGCAAGGAAATTGATAGTCTAGACAATGTGGATCATGTAAATGAAGCAAAGGGGATACTTCGATTGTTTCCCATATGGGCAACCTGCTTAATATATGCTGTTGTTTTTGCCCAGTCTTCAACCTTCTTTACTAAGCAAGGAAGCACCTTGGATAGAAGGATAGGTTCAAACCTTGAAGTCTCGCCTGCAGCACTACAAAGCTTCATCAGTGCCTCCATTGTAGCTTTCATCCCCATCTACGATCGTATCCTTGTGCCCATAGCCAGAAAATTCACCAAAAAGCCTGCAGGCTTCACCATGCTTCAGAGGATTGGCACTGGAATGGTCATTTCTTTGATTTCCATGGTTGTAGCAGCTCTAGTGGAGCTGAAGAGACTTGAGACTGCCAGAGACTTCGGCCTGGTCGATCAGCCCACAGCAACCATTCCCATGAGCTTGTGGTGGTTGGTTCCCCAGTATGTTCTGTATGGGATTGCAGATGTATTCACGATGGTTGGCCTGCAGGAATTTTTCTATGATCAGATCCCTGATGCATTGAGGAGCCTTGGACTTGCTCTCTACTTGAGCATCTTCGGCATTGGGAGCTTCATCAGTAGCTTTCTTGTGTCTATGATTGACAAAGCAACTGCAGAGAGTGGCGAGAGTTGGTTTTCCAACAATCTAAACCGTGCTCATCTTGATTACTTCTATTGGCTTCTTGCTGGACTCAGTGCTGTAGAACTCGTCATCTACTTGTACCTTGCACAGGTTTATGCATACAAGAAAAAAGGAAGCAGTGCAGTTGTGTAA
- the LOC103702659 gene encoding probable alkaline/neutral invertase D codes for MDGIREPGLRKVESHCSMAEADDFDLSRLLDKPKLNIERQRSFDERSLSELSINVRALDNYESTYSPGFRSGFDTPASSARNSFEPHPMVAEAWEALRRSLVYFRGQPVGTIAAYDHASEEVLNYDQVFVRDFVPSALAFLMNGEHDIVKNFLLKTLHLQGWEKKIDRFKLGEGVMPASFKVLHDPVRKTDTLIADFGESAIGRVAPVDSGFWWIILLRAYTKSTGDLSLAETPDCQKGMRLILALCLSEGFDTFPTLLCADGCSMIDRRMGIYGYPIEIQALFFMALRSALPMLKHDAEGKEFVERIVKRLHALSYHMRSYFWLDFQQLNDIYRYKTEEYSHTAVNKFNVIPDSIPDWVFEFMPCRGGYFIGNVSPARMDFRWFALGNCVAILSSLATPEQSVAIMELIEERWQELVGEMPLKVAYPAIESHEWRIITGCDPKNTRWSYHNGGSWPVLLWLLTAACIKTGRPQIARRAIELAESRLLKDGWPEYYDGKFGRYVGKQARKFQTWSISGYLVAKMMLEDPSHLGMISLEEDKAMKPLMKRSTSWTC; via the exons ATGGACGGCATTCGGGAGCCGGGGCTTCGGAAGGTGGAATCGCATTGCTCCATGGCGGAGGCCGACGACTTCGATCTGTCGCGGCTTCTCGACAAGCCCAAGCTCAATATCGAGCGGCAGAGATCGTTTGATGAGAGGTCGCTCAGTGAGCTTTCCATCAACGTGAGAGCCCTTGATAATTATGAGAGCACGTATTCCCCTGGATTTAGGTCGGGGTTCGACACGCCGGCCTCGTCGGCCCGGAACTCGTTCGAGCCGCACCCGATGGTCGCCGAGGCCTGGGAGGCTCTCCGGAGGTCCTTGGTGTATTTCCGGGGGCAGCCGGTGGGGACGATCGCCGCTTATGATCATGCATCAGAGGAGGTGCTGAACTATGATCAG GTGTTTGTCCGTGACTTTGTACCAAGTGCACTGGCCTTTCTAATGAACGGGGAACACGATATAGTTAaaaattttctcctaaaaacTCTCCACCTTCAAGGATGGGAAAAGAAGATAGATCGTTTCAAGCTTGGCGAGGGTGTGATGCCAGCCAGCTTCAAAGTCCTCCATGATCCTGTTAGGAAAACTGATACTCTGATTGCAGATTTTGGTGAGAGTGCAATTGGAAGAGTCGCACCTGTTGACTCAGGATTCTGGTGGATAATTCTTCTGCGTGCCTATACAAAGTCTACTGGGGATTTATCTCTTGCAGAAACACCTGATTGTCAGAAGGGGATGAGGCttatattagctttatgtctGTCTGAGGGCTTTGACACATTTCCAACCCTGCTCTGTGCTGACGGATGCTCAATGATTGATCGGAGAATG GGTATATATGGTTACCCTATAGAAATCCAAGCTCTTTTCTTTATGGCATTGAGAAGTGCTCTTCCAATGCTTAAACATGATGCGGAAGGGAAGGAGTTTGTAGAGCGAATAGTGAAACGTTTGCATGCTTTGAGTTATCACATGAGAAGCTATTTTTGGCTCGACTTCCAGCAATTAAATGACATCTATCGCTATAAAACAGAGGAGTATTCTCACACAgcagttaacaaatttaatgtTATTCCTGACTCTATTCCTGATTGGGTTTTTGAATTTATGCCTTGCCGTGGTGGCTACTTTATTGGAAATGTCAGTCCTGCAAGAATGGACTTCCGATGGTTTGCATTAGGTAACTGTGTTGCGATCCTATCATCTCTTGCTACCCCAGAGCAATCTGTGGCTATAATGGAACTCATTGAAGAACGCTGGCAAGAGCTAGTTGGAGAAATGCCTCTGAAGGTAGCTTATCCAGCCATTGAGAGCCATGAATGGCGGATTATAACTGGTTGCGACCCCAAGAATACCAGATGGAGTTACCACAATGGAGGATCTTGGCCAG TGCTTCTGTGGCTGCTCACTGCAGCCTGTATTAAGACAGGTCGACCACAGATTGCCAGACGAGCAATAGAGCTTGCAGAAAGCCGGCTGTTGAAGGACGGCTGGCCAGAATATTATGATGGCAAGTTTGGAAGGTATGTTGGCAAACAGGCCAGGAAATTCCAGACTTGGTCCATTTCTGGTTATTTGGTGGCTAAGATGATGCTGGAAGACCCCTCCCATCTTGGTATGATATCTTTGGAAGAGGACAAGGCAATGAAGCCACTGATGAAGAGATCTACCTCGTGGACCTGCTGA